The nucleotide window GAAACCGGTCTTCTGCTGATCAAGGACTTCCGCAGTCCTGACCTTCAAGCGGATGCCCGTCTTCCGCTTGAACTAGGCGCTGAGGGCCTGAAGATTGGCGATCTGCAGGCTGATCTGAGGCTGGATCGCTATCCGCTGAAGCGCATCGGTCCACTGCTTGGCACCCCAATGGACGGATCGATCAGTGCATCCGGTCGTGTGAGTGGACCGCTCCAAGCGCTTCGACCCGATCTCAACATCGCAGTCAATGCACCCCGTGCCGGCGTGATTCGTTTGGCCGAGAACTGGAAGGGGCGATTCAAAGGGCTGGCCGGAGGAGGAGGCCTCCTGACCATGGCCTCCGTCGGTGCGGTGGTGCAGGGGGACCTCGAAGCCAGTCTTGGTGCGAATTGGCTACCGAATCGGGTGCTTCTCACCCGGCGTGGCGGACGGATGGAGATGATTGGCACACCAGCGGCCTACCGCTGGACGGCTGAGGGACTCTCCATCGATGGGGTGGAGCTGGCCTTGCCTCCGAAGCAGCGATGGGAGGGGCTCTACGGCCGGCTGAGTGGAGAGGGAACCCTGGGTCTGCAGCCTCTGGCGATGGACGTTGATCTCAGCCTCAGTCGGCCTGGTCTGATGGGTCTTCAATTGCGTCAGATCCTGCTGAGTGGCCGCTACCAGGATCGTCGCTATTCCTTCACCGGTGAGCTGCTCCCACCGGATACGGGCCAGATCACTCTCGATGCCAAAGGTCGACTGAACGGTGCCTTGGATGCTCGTGTGGAAGCGCGAGGACTCAGTGCTCGCTGGCTGACCAACAGTGCTCTCAGCCTGCCTCAGCTCAACGATGAGCGTCTTGTCTCCATGGGGACGGCTCAAGATCTGGGCACCCTGCTGGTGAATACCTTTGGTGGAACGCTCGATGGTCAGCTGCAGGCCCTTCGCGATGCCAGGGAGGCTCTGCTGAATGCGACCCGAACCAGCCGTGAGAGAGACCCGCTGCATCTGAAAGACCTGAGGGGGCAGGTTGATGCGGTGATCGATGTGAAAGGTCCCAGGCTGAGTCGTCTTGATCTTGATCTCAAGGCCAGGGGCCATCTCTGGATCGAAGGACAGGACCAGGACTACGCCCTCCAGGTCAAACCCTTCATCGCCAGGATCGAAGGGCCGATTCAGGGGGGTGAAGGGAGTTTCTCCCTTGAACATCTCCCGTTCAGCCTGCTCGCCCTCGTGGCCCCCGTCCCGCCAGCTCTTCAAGGAGCTGTTGGGCTCACCGGCCGCTACAAGCTCGGCGGAGCATCACCGGAGCTCAGCACCGATCTCAAGCTGGAGGATGCGCAGATTGGTGACAACCCGATCGCTCTCGAGCGAGGGCAGGTGCTGTTTGAGAACGGTGGTTTGACGCTGGACCTCGCGCTCAAGGCGGAGAAGGCTGCCCAACCTGTCACCGTCACGGGCCGCATTCCGCTGGCCTCCGATCAACCTCTCGATGTGAGGGTGGTCAGCCTGGGTGACGGACTGCGTTTCCTGACCGGTTTCACCGGCGGGATGGTGTCTTGGACCAAGGGAGATGCAGACCTGCGGCTTCTGCTCAGTGGACCGTTGTCGGCTCCTGAAGCCAATGGCTATGTGGTGCTGAAGAATGCCTCGTTCAAAGCTCAGGATCAGGCGCTGACCCAGGTCAACGGGTCGATGGTGTTTGACTTTGACCGGCTGGAGGTTCAGTCCCTGACGGGACGGGTTGGATCAGGCGGCCAGCTCAAAGGCAGTGGTTCCTTGGCACTGCTCAGCCCTGCCCCAGAGGCCAAGCCGCTGCGTCTGCAGCTGGAGAAGGCCCGGATCAAGCTCACCATCGCGGACGTTCAGGTTGGTGCCGATCTCACGATCACCGGAGCCCTGGTGAAGCCTGAGGTGGGAGGCACTTTGGAGGTCAGCGATGGCTCGATCCGACCGACACGCTCGATGTTGGTGCGCCCCAAGCGCAGGGAGGCTTCAGGGCTTCTACCAACGATGTCACTCCAAGGGGGTGATGGTGATGCGCAGATTGTGTCTGCAGATGCCCTGCTCGAGCAGCAATGGAATTTTCAGGATCCTCTGGTGCTGCTTGGCCCCAACATCGAAGCTGACAGCAGTCGCTCGCTCAAGGCCTCGCTGCCGAATCTTCCCTTTCTCGGCTTCGATAATCTGCGCCTAAGGCTGGGGCCCAAGCTTCGGGTGGAGGTTCAGCCCCTGGCGAACTTCACCACGGAGGGGCTGTTGACCCTGAACGGTGCCTTGGACCCCAGCCTGCAGCTTCGAGGTGTGGTGCAGCTGCTGACCGGGCGCGTGTCGATTTTTACGACGACGTTCAACCTGGATCGGCGTTCTCCGAATGTGGCGGTCTTCACCCCATCCCTCGGTCTGATTCCCTACGTGGATGTGGCCATGACCAGCCGTGTTTCCGACAGCGTGACCCTTGGTACCGGTAGTAACGCAGTGTCCAGCTCCGTGTTCGATACCAATGGACTCGGCAATCTCGGCGCCGGTGGGCAGTTGCGTCTGATCAAAGTGTTCCTCACGGCCACAGGGCCGGCTGACCGTTTGGCTGATGCCATTACGTTGCGAAGCTCTCCTGCGCTGCCTGAGGCGCAATTGCTTGGTCTGATCGGTGGTAACTCCCTGGCCGGTCTCTCCAACGCCGGTGCCGGCGCTGCTTTAGCGGCGGTCCTCGGCCAGTCGCTTCTTTCCCCGGTGCTCGGGACTTTGACCGATGCCTTCAACCAAAGACTGCAGTTCGCTCTCTATCCCACTTACGTGACACCGACAGTTCAGAACAATCAGGAGCGCACCTCGGGTCAGGTTCCTCCCCAGCTCGCTTTGGTCACTGAAGTGGGTGTGGCGCTGACCGACCGCTTCGATTTTTCCGTTTTGGCTGCTCCTGACCGCAACGACATTCCCGGCCAAGGCACGCTTTCTTACCAGCTCAATGCCAGAACGAGCGTGTCCGCCTCCGTGGATACCCAGGGCACGTGGCAGTCCCAGCTTCAGGTGTTTTTCCGTTTCTGATTCATGGTTGAGCCGCGTGTCCTGGGGGTTGATATCGGCGGAACGGCCCTCAAGCTCGGCCTGTTCGACGCGGATGGCATGTTGTTGGCTGATCTCCAGCGACCCACGCCTCAACCGGCGACTCCAGGATCCGTGTGCATGGAGCTTGTGGAGGCGATCGACACTCTCGATCCGGAGAGGAAGGCAGCACTGGTGGGGATTGGGCTTCCCGGACCAATGGATGCAGCGGCCCGGGTGGCGAGGGTGTGCATCAATCTGCCCGGATGGGAGGAGGTTCCCTTGGCCGCATGGCTGGAGCCACGCCTCAAGCGCAAGGTCACCCTGGCCAACGATGGCAACTGCGCTCTGGTGGGAGAAGCCTGGAAGGGGGCTGCGCGAGGGTTCCAGGATGTGGTCCTCCTCACCCTGGGAACGGGCGTCGGCGGGGGGGTGATGCTTGGAGGAACCCTGTTCACCGGCCACAACGGTGCCGCTGCAGAGCCTGGACTCATCACCCTCAACCCGGAGGGACCTGACTGCAACAGCGGCAATCAGGGATCGCTCGAACAATTTGCCAGCATCAGCGGCCTGGGGCGTCTCAGCGATGAGGATCCCGCGGTTCTCGCTGAAGCTGCCTCTCGCGGTGATGCCGAGGCTCTGACGATCTGGCGTGAATACGGCCGCTTGCTGGGGATCGGTATCACGTCTCTGGTGTATGTGTTCACGCCACAACTGGTGCTGGTGGGTGGAGGGCTGGCCGGAGCCAGTGCCCATTTCCTTCCAGCCGTTCGCCAGGAGGTGGCTCAGCGGGTCCAGGCCGTTTCGAGGGAAGGACTCTGCATCGAAGCCTGTGCACTGGGCAATGGAGCCGGTCGTCTCGGCGCAGCCCGACTCGCTTTGCAGCGCTTGAGCTGAACGTCGAGACGTGTTGACGCCGCCAGACCCTCGGCATTGATGATGGCCTTAGTGAGAGTCGCCCTCAGGCATGAACGAAGTCCCAGTGCCGTCCCCTGAGCTGCTGCAACGGGCTGGCGCCGTGCGTCTGGCCGCGGTGGATCTGGGGATGGCTGATGATGGTGAGCGAATGCAGGCTCTGAAGGCCATGGCTGAGGCCCTGGCTGATCGCTCTGATGCCCTCGTGGCAGCCAATCGTGAAGACATGGAACGCTCTGCTGCCGAGGGTCTAGCGCCCGCCTTGATGGCCCGGCTCAAGCTCGACGCTGCCAAGCTTGGGGGGGCGATCGATGGCGTCCGCAAGGTGGCCAGTCTCAGGGACCCTCTCGGCCGGCGTGACCTGCACCGAGAACTGGATCAAGGCCTTGCGCTGGAGAGGGTTTCAGTGCCTCTTGGGGTTCTGGGTGTGATCTTCGAAGCGCGTCCTGACGCCGTGATTCAGATCGCCTCCCTGGCCATTCGCTCCGGTAACGCCGCCCTGCTCAAAGGGGGCAGTGAAGCCCGCTGCACCAACGAAGCGGTGATGGAGGCCCTCAAGGCTGGGCTGGCCTCCAGTGCTATCTCCCCCGATGC belongs to Synechococcus sp. WH 7805 and includes:
- a CDS encoding translocation/assembly module TamB domain-containing protein produces the protein MLGSGSGGRTKSVLFTGLGAVLIGGAVVWVAADRIVSAVFERLRPDLEEQVGKPLGHPVSIGSFQGLSLRGITVGPIKVQRGRRDQSTASVQQLTIGFNPLASLQRLRPVVTVGVKGALLDLRRNPQGAYWVPGPLPKGGKPPRLDLDVRLMDPARLQVAPAGLALRAAGWTSVRLDENRADVSLQVALPDRGRITLKGRGRWVRPELQLSTRLERIRLERYQGLLPAKLPVQLRGQLGGDLRLGWRQGQANCSGGISLVDVEVSGQPLDQPLRSKQLKISCRGNALTIPTSEWAYGTYRADLGGQVRLNRAFDLRGGFRELGQDRSVAFRVLGDWYRPKVELKGRWALPETVALDEPLQLAVQLGADWRNSKAWTAQLDRLDLQAPGVAVQARGMLHPQLDVTSQQLTLAGPAWKRLPLVPEFLGAKAPLQGLLKLRGETAKPVISLDLAQASNPLLEAWSLRAGWSSETGLLLIKDFRSPDLQADARLPLELGAEGLKIGDLQADLRLDRYPLKRIGPLLGTPMDGSISASGRVSGPLQALRPDLNIAVNAPRAGVIRLAENWKGRFKGLAGGGGLLTMASVGAVVQGDLEASLGANWLPNRVLLTRRGGRMEMIGTPAAYRWTAEGLSIDGVELALPPKQRWEGLYGRLSGEGTLGLQPLAMDVDLSLSRPGLMGLQLRQILLSGRYQDRRYSFTGELLPPDTGQITLDAKGRLNGALDARVEARGLSARWLTNSALSLPQLNDERLVSMGTAQDLGTLLVNTFGGTLDGQLQALRDAREALLNATRTSRERDPLHLKDLRGQVDAVIDVKGPRLSRLDLDLKARGHLWIEGQDQDYALQVKPFIARIEGPIQGGEGSFSLEHLPFSLLALVAPVPPALQGAVGLTGRYKLGGASPELSTDLKLEDAQIGDNPIALERGQVLFENGGLTLDLALKAEKAAQPVTVTGRIPLASDQPLDVRVVSLGDGLRFLTGFTGGMVSWTKGDADLRLLLSGPLSAPEANGYVVLKNASFKAQDQALTQVNGSMVFDFDRLEVQSLTGRVGSGGQLKGSGSLALLSPAPEAKPLRLQLEKARIKLTIADVQVGADLTITGALVKPEVGGTLEVSDGSIRPTRSMLVRPKRREASGLLPTMSLQGGDGDAQIVSADALLEQQWNFQDPLVLLGPNIEADSSRSLKASLPNLPFLGFDNLRLRLGPKLRVEVQPLANFTTEGLLTLNGALDPSLQLRGVVQLLTGRVSIFTTTFNLDRRSPNVAVFTPSLGLIPYVDVAMTSRVSDSVTLGTGSNAVSSSVFDTNGLGNLGAGGQLRLIKVFLTATGPADRLADAITLRSSPALPEAQLLGLIGGNSLAGLSNAGAGAALAAVLGQSLLSPVLGTLTDAFNQRLQFALYPTYVTPTVQNNQERTSGQVPPQLALVTEVGVALTDRFDFSVLAAPDRNDIPGQGTLSYQLNARTSVSASVDTQGTWQSQLQVFFRF
- a CDS encoding ROK family protein; the protein is MVEPRVLGVDIGGTALKLGLFDADGMLLADLQRPTPQPATPGSVCMELVEAIDTLDPERKAALVGIGLPGPMDAAARVARVCINLPGWEEVPLAAWLEPRLKRKVTLANDGNCALVGEAWKGAARGFQDVVLLTLGTGVGGGVMLGGTLFTGHNGAAAEPGLITLNPEGPDCNSGNQGSLEQFASISGLGRLSDEDPAVLAEAASRGDAEALTIWREYGRLLGIGITSLVYVFTPQLVLVGGGLAGASAHFLPAVRQEVAQRVQAVSREGLCIEACALGNGAGRLGAARLALQRLS